A region of Myxococcus stipitatus DSM 14675 DNA encodes the following proteins:
- a CDS encoding AAA family ATPase: MPIQRLRIAGYRSVRQLSLELGPMNVIVGANGSGKTNLYRALFLLAAAAEGRLARTLAEEGGTPSVMWAGPRQKHKPVRLMVEVEMAELVYELSCGIVPFDPTPPVVDPFCLDPEVKTEHLWAISGGRKVVLMERKDRTAFMRDVEGKRVTFPTELWSAESVLDQLGEPHRFPRLSEVQRTFSAWRFYHHFRTDPDAPMRHPRVGVRTPVLAHDGADLAAALQTILQIGDGRALARGIEDAFPGAKLEVRSEEGRFSVLLHMPGLSRPMAAAELSDGTLRYLCLLAALLSPRPPEFLALNEPETSLHPDLMAPLGKLIQNAARFSQVWVTTHSEALARGIAQATRCEPMYLVKQDGATRVEGSAEEEPE, encoded by the coding sequence GTGCCCATCCAACGTTTGCGAATCGCGGGATATCGCTCGGTGCGCCAGCTCTCGTTGGAGCTGGGGCCGATGAACGTCATCGTCGGCGCCAACGGCAGTGGCAAGACGAACCTGTACCGCGCGCTGTTCCTGTTGGCCGCCGCGGCGGAGGGGAGGCTCGCGAGGACGTTGGCGGAGGAGGGAGGGACGCCGAGCGTGATGTGGGCGGGGCCGCGCCAGAAGCACAAGCCCGTCCGCCTGATGGTGGAGGTGGAGATGGCGGAGCTGGTGTACGAGCTGTCCTGCGGCATCGTCCCGTTCGACCCGACGCCCCCGGTGGTGGACCCTTTCTGCCTGGACCCCGAGGTGAAGACGGAGCACCTGTGGGCCATCTCCGGCGGGCGGAAGGTGGTGCTGATGGAGCGCAAGGACCGCACGGCCTTCATGCGCGACGTCGAGGGGAAGCGGGTGACGTTTCCCACGGAGCTGTGGAGTGCCGAGTCGGTGCTGGACCAGCTCGGTGAGCCGCACCGGTTCCCGCGTCTGTCGGAGGTGCAGCGGACGTTCAGCGCGTGGCGCTTCTACCATCACTTCCGCACGGACCCGGACGCACCCATGCGACATCCTCGCGTCGGGGTGAGGACGCCGGTGCTCGCGCATGACGGCGCGGACCTGGCCGCGGCGCTACAGACCATCCTCCAGATAGGGGACGGCCGGGCGTTGGCCCGGGGCATCGAGGACGCGTTCCCTGGAGCGAAGCTCGAGGTGCGCTCCGAGGAAGGGCGCTTCAGCGTGCTCCTCCACATGCCTGGGCTGAGCCGGCCCATGGCCGCTGCGGAGCTGTCGGATGGAACCCTTCGTTACCTGTGTCTGCTGGCGGCGCTGCTGAGCCCGCGTCCTCCCGAGTTCCTCGCGCTCAACGAGCCGGAGACCAGCCTCCACCCCGACCTGATGGCGCCCCTGGGGAAGCTCATCCAGAACGCGGCGCGATTCAGCCAGGTCTGGGTGACGACCCACTCGGAGGCTCTGGCGAGAGGGATTGCCCAGGCGACGCGTTGCGAGCCGATGTATCTGGTGAAGCAGGACGGCGCCACGCGAGTCGAGGGCAGCGCGGAAGAGGAGCCTGAATGA